The sequence below is a genomic window from Kitasatospora kifunensis.
CCCGCACCTTCGACATCCCGGGCCTGAGCGAGCACGCGCGCGGGATGAAGACGCTCGCCGAGGCCGCCTACGTGCGCGACCACGTGATCTCCCAGCTCGACCTGGCCGCGGCCACCCTGGACCAGGAGGAGCGCGCCTCCCGGTTGCAGTTCGTGGTGGTCGGCGGCGGCTACGCCGGTACCGAGACGGCCGCCTGCCTGCAGCGGCTGACCACCGCCGCGCTGGACCGCTACCCCCGGCTGGACCCGCGCCTGATGAAGTGGCACCTGATCGACATCGCGCCCAAGCTGATGCCGGAACTGGGCGAGCACCTGGGCACCCGGGCGATGAAGGTGCTGCGCGAGCGTGGCGTGGAGGTCTCGCTCGGCGTATCGGTGGCCGAGGTCGGCGACACCACCGTGACCTTCACCGACGGACGGGTGATCCCCTCGCGCACCCTGATCTGGACCGCCGGGGTGGCCGCCAGTCCACTGATCGGCACGCTGGACGCCGAGACGGTGCGCGGACGGATCGCGGTGACCGCGGAGTTGCGGGTGCCGCAGTTCGAGGGCGTCTTCGCACTCGGCGACGCGGCGGCGGTGCCCGACCTGGCCAAGGGCGACGGCGCGGTCTGCCCGCCCACCGCCCAGCACGCGGCCCGCCAGGGCCGCAAGGCGGCCGACAACCTGGTCGCCGCACTGCGCAACCAGCCGTTGCAGCCCTACTACCACAAGGACTTGGGCCTGGTGGTCGACCTGGGTGGCAAGGACGCGGTCTCCAAGCCGCTGGGCGTGGAGATGACCGGCGTGCCGGCCCAGTTGGTGGCCCGCGGCTACCACCTGATGGCGATGCGGACCAACGTGGCGAAGTTCCGGGTGGGCGCCAGCTGGCTGCTGAACGCCGCCGCCGGGGACGACTTCGTGCGGCTGGGCTTCCTGGCCCGCCGGGCCGCCACCCTGCGCGACTTCGAGTACACCGGCGCGTATCTGACCAAGGAGCAGGTCCGCGAACACACCCAGGCACTGCACGCCAAGCACTGACGCTGCCGCGCGGCGCGCCGCCGCCGGCCCCCGGACCGTGGGGGCCGGCGGCGGCGCACTGTGGCACCCGAAGAGGCTCAGGAGGAGGCCAGATACATCCCCGAGGCGTCCTGGCCCGGCGTGTTGCGGCAGGCGGCATTGCCGGTGGGCTGCGCCCACAGCAGCGAGAGGCAGCGGCCGAGCGCGAGCTGGGCGTAGTAGTTGGGGTGCATCGACTCCTGGGTGGTGCCCTGGGTGGCGCTGAGCGCACCGGAGTCCACGAAGCGGGCCCACTCGCTGGTGGTCGCCGAGGGCGGGCTGTCCGGGGTGGCCAGCTGGGTGGCGGTGGAGCAGACCTCACGGCCCTGCAGCAGGTCACGCAGGTCCAGGAACTGCACGCCCTTGGCGGCGGCCACCGCCGCCAGCTGGTCGGAGACCTCGGGGACCATGGTGTCCCTGGCCCAGTCCGAGTCGGCGTTCCAGAACGGGCAACCACCCGTGGAGACGCGGTCCCAGCCGCTCTCCGAGTAGCGGTTCTCGCTGCTGCGCGGGATCGGCGAGGGGTAGGACTGCAGCACGATCCGGTAGGAGTCGGCGGCGTAGCCGTCGTCGGTCATCACCGCGCGGATCTCGTCGATCGCCTTGCCGACCCCGGCCATCGCGGCGGGCATCTCGGCCTCGATCGCGGACTGCTCGTCGGCGTTGCAGGTCGAGCCCCAGAGCACGTAGTCCTTGGCGCAGGCGGTGATGACGTCCGAGAAGCCGAGGTCGTTGCCGCCGATCGACAGGGTGATCAGCTTGACGTCGTTCTGCGCGGCCACGATGGCCAGCTGGTCGGCCTGCGGGGCCTCGCCCTTGAGGCTCTGGCCACCGTCGGCGGCCCGGAAGACGTTGGCGGTGGTGGCGCCGGAGCAGGCCAGGTTGATGCTGGTCTGGGCGATCTGGGTGGCGCTGTTGACCTCGGCCACGTCCGAGCGGTCGCACCCGCTGGCGTAGGTCGAGCCGTAGACCGTGCTCGGGTCGTAGCCGCTGCCGTTCCAGGCCCGGTCGGTACCGTCGCGGCTGTCGGAGGTGTCGTCGCTGTTGCCCTGCCAGCGGCCCGCCTCCCCGGAGATGTAGCTGTCGCCGAGCGTGACGCTCGCCGTGGGGCCGGTGGCGGCGTGCGCCGGGGCGGCCAGGGTGAGCAGGCCGGTGGCGGTGAGCGGAAGGGCGAGCAGCGCGGCCAGCGGTCGGCTGACTCTGCGGGCACGCGTGGTGCTGATCCAGCTTTCGGGCACGGCGGAACTCCTGCGTCGGCGGCAGCCCGAGGTGGGGTCGGGCGCCGCTGCGGGTGAGGGAAGGCCGCCGGCCGGTGGCGCGATGAATCTGACATGGCCGCGCTGGTTACCGCTAGGTAGCTGCAGCACCTTTTTCGCCTTGTTACCCGCGAGTTCAACTCCGCTGCAGCGGTGCAGATCCACACAGATCCACTCAGGTCAGTTCACTCTGCTCAGGCCCGCTCAGGCCCGCTCAGGTCCGCTCAGATCTGCCGGGCGCCCGCCTCGGCGCGGCCCAGCACGGCCGCGAGGTCGGCGGCCAGCCGGGGCGCCTCCACCGGGTCCAGGCGGGAGACGGTGATCCGGATCCCGGGCGGCGACTGCACCCGGAACGCCGCCCCCGGAGTGACCGCCCAGCCGCGCTGCAGCAGGCCCACCACCACCGCGGTCTCCTCGGGTACCGCCACCCAGACGTTCACCCCGCTGTCGCCGTGTGCGGCGATGCCGTGCCCGGCCAGCGCCGTGAGCAGCGCCTGCCGGCGCTCCCGGTAGGCCTCGGCGACGCCCGCCGGACCCGCGCCGTGGGTGCGCCACAGCTCGGCGACGGCGCGCTGGAGCAGGTGGCTGACCCAGCCGGTGTCCAGCCGTTGACGGCCCAGCAGCCGACCGACCGTGTCCTCGTCCCCCGTCAGGACGGCCAGGCGCAGGTCGGGACCGAAGGCCTTGGCCGCGGAGCGGATCACCACCCAGCGCGAGGCGACCGGTCGTCGGTCCGGCCCGCAGACCAGGGTGGCGAACGGCAGTTCGGTGATGCCGTGCCCGTGGTCGTCCTCCAGCAGCAGGACCTCGGGGTGCCCGGCCAGCACCGCACGCAGCGCGGCGGCGCGGGCAGGGGTGACGGCGGCCCCGGTCGGGTTCTGCGCCCGGTTGGTGACGATCAGCGCGCGGGCGCCGGCCGCCAGCGCGGCGGCCACCGACTCGGGTCGCGGGCCCTGGTCGTCCAGCGCCACCGGCAGCGTGCGCAGGCCGTGGGCGGGCAGCAGGTCGAGCAGGCTGCCCCAGCCCGGATCCTCGACCGCGACCGCGTCGCCCGGGCGCAGCTGGGTGGCGAGCACCCGGTCGATCGCGTCCAACGCGCCCGCGGTGACCGCGAAGGCGGCCTCGGGTAGGCCGTCGGCCAGGAAGCCCGCCTCGGCGAGCGCGACCAGTGCGGGCTCGGCGGCGGGGTGGCCGTAGAGCACCGGCGCCCGGTCGGCCGCGGCGGCGGCCGTCGCGAACGCCGGGCCGAGCGCGGGCAGCAGGCGCGGGTCGGGGTTGCCGGCCGCCAGGTTCCTGGCATCGGCCGGGACGTGCACCCGCACCTGGTCGCGGTAGCTGGTGACCGGGCGGGGGCGGATCCGGCTGCCCCGGCGCCCGGCGGTCTCGATCACCCCGCGGTCGCGCAGCAGGCGGTAGGCCGCGGCGACGGTGTTGGGGTTGATGCCCAGCTCTTCGGCCAGGTCGCGTAGTGGGGGCAGCGCCTGGCCCGGCTCGAGCTCGCCGGAGCCGACCGCGCGTTCGACGTCGGCCGCGATGTCCGTGGCGCGGCGTCCTTGGATCCGATAGTCTCCTAGCACAAAGATAATTATGCACTAGTACATAGGGGGTTGTCATGTCGGACCCGCGGACCGCGCCGGGCGAGTCGGGCGTGTCGGGCGTGTCGGGCGTGTCGGGCGAGGAGAACGCGCGGTACGCGCGCACCGCTCGGACCACACCCACCCGCTACAAGGACCGGGCCAGCTGGGAGCGGGCCGAGATCCACGCCGTCCTGGACACCGCCTGGGTCTGCCACCTGGGCTTCGTCACGGCCGGCGGTCCGGTCGTGCTGCCCACGATCTTCGCCCGGGTCGACGACCGGCTCTACCTGCACGGCTCCACCGGCAGCCGCCCGCTGCGCGCCGCCGGCGAGCCGGGGGGCCTGCCGGTCTGCGTCACGGTCACCCAGGTGGACGGCCTGGTGCTGACCAAGTCCGCCTTCAACCACTCCGTCAACTTCCGCTCGGTGGTGGCCCACGGCATCGCCGAGCAGGTCACCGACCCCGAGGAGCTGGCGCTGGCGCTGGACGCGCTGGTCGACCACGCGATCCCAGGGCGCTCACAGGACTGCCGCCCCGGCAACCCCAAGGAGCTGGCCAAGACGGCGGTGATCCGCCTGGTGCTCGACGAGGTCTCGGCCAAGAGCCGCGCGGACGACGCCCAGGACGACCCCGAGGACCAGGACCTGCCGTACTGGTCCGGTGTCGTGCCGGTCGGCGCCGTCTACGGCGCACCCGTCCCGCACCCGGGCACCGAGCGTGAACTGCCCGCCTACCTGCGCGACTTCCAGCCGGCGGGTGCGCCGTGCTGATCCGTTCCTGGGACCGCGGCGAGGAGGGCGAGTGGCTCCAGTGGCTGGCCGGGCGGGACTTCGGCGTACTGGCGGCCAACGGCACCGGGGAGAGCGGCCCGGTGCTGGTCCCCACGCACTTCCTGCTCGACGCCGACCAGGGTGAGATCCTGCTGCACCTGGGCAAGCCCAACCCGCTCTTCGCAGCGATCGAGGCGAACCCTCAGGTGACCCTCGCGGTCACCGACGACTGTGCCTTCGTCCCCAGCTACTGGCGGGCCACCCAGGTGCCCACCAGCTACTACGCCTCCGTGCAGTTCACCTGCCTGGCCGAGCCGGTGGACGACGCCGCGGGCAAGGCCGGGATCCTCAACCGGCAGCTGACGCACTTCCAACCGGAGACCCCAGCGGTACGGGTGGTCCCGGGCGCCGAGCCGTACGGGCCGCAGCTGTCGGGCATCCGCGGGCTGCGGCTGACGGTGCGCCAGGTACGGGCGAAGTTCAAGTACGACGACAAGGTGCCGGTGGAGCAACAGGCCGCGATGGCCGAGCGGCTCGCCGAGCGCGCGGGCCCCGGGGACGCGGGCGCCCGGGCGCAGCTGCTGCGGCGCAACGCCCAGCGGGGCGGCTGCCCGGTGGGGGAGCCCTAGGGCCAATGGGCCACTGAGCCGATGGACATACCGGTCTCATTACGGGGAAGTCGGGCGCCCAACTGGTCTGATGGTACGGATCGCCTCCGTCCGCACCCCAGGGAGCCCGCCCTGTCCAGGACCACATCGGCCCACCCCACGCCGGAGATCGCCCCGCTCGGCCACGTCGTCTTCATCTCGGCGGCCGCGGCCATGGGCGGTTTCCTGTTCGGCTACGACAGTGCGGTGATCAACGGCGCCGTCACCGGCATCCAGCGGCACTTCCACGTCGGCAGCGGCGAGACCGCCTTCGTGGTGGCGATCGCGCTGCTCGGCTCCGCGGTCGGCGCGGTCGCGGCGGGCTGGCTGGCCGACCACTTCGGCCGGGTGCGGACCATGCTGCTGGCCGCCACGCTCTTCGCGATCAGCGGGGTCGGCTCGATGTTCCCACCCAGCATCCAGGTGCTGGCCACCTGGCGTGTGCTGGGCGGCATCGCGATCGGCATCGCCTCGGTGATCGCGCCCACCTACATCGCCGAGGTGGCGCCCGCTGCCTACCGGGGCCGACTGGCCTCCTTCCAGCAGCTGGCGATCGTGCTCGGCATCACCGTCTCCCAGCTGGCCAACTACGCGCTCAACTCGGCGGCCGGCGGGGAGTCCACCGGGCACCTGGCCGGCATCCAGGCCTGGCGGTGGATGCTCGGCGTGGAGACCGTGCCGGCCCTGATCTACGGGCTGATGGCGCTGAGCATCCCCGAGTCGCCGCGCCACCTGATCGCCACCGGGCGGGAGGAGAAGGCCCGTCAGGTGCTGCGCGAGGTCGAGGGCCCCGGGGTGGACCTGGACAGCAGGGTGGCGGAGATCCGGGCGGTGCTGCACAGCGAACACAAGCCCCGGCTCACGGATCTGACGGGCGGTCGGTTCGGCCTGCTGCCGATCGTCTGGGTCGGCATCGGCGCCTCGGTCTTCCAGCAGTTCGTCGGCATCAACGTGATCTTCTACTACTCCTCCCTGCTCTGGCAGTCCGTCGGGATCAACGAGAGCAACTCGCTGCTGATCAGCCTCTCCACCTCGATCATCAACGTCATCGGCACGGTGATCGCGATGCTGCTGGTGGACCGGATCGGCCGCAAACCGCTGGCCCTGGCCGGCTCGATCGGCATGGCGGCCGCGCTGTCCACCGCCGCCTGGGCGTTCTCCTACCGCCATGGCACCGGCACCAGCGCCACCCTGCCGAGCCTGCAGGGCACCGTGGCGCTGGTCGCGGCCCACGTCTTCGTGCTCTGCTTCGCCTTCTCCTGGGGCGTGGTGGTCTGGGTACTGCTCGGCGAGATGTTCCCGAACAAGATCCGCGCGCTCGCCCTGTCGGTTGCGGCCTCGGCCCAGTGGATCGCCAACTGGGCGATCACCGTCAGCTTCCCCGACCTCTCGGACTGGAACCTGTCGGCCACCTACGTGATCTACGCCTGCTTCGCGCTGCTCTCCATCCCGTTCGTGGCCTTCTGCATCAAGGAGACCCGAGGCAAGGCGCTGGAGGAGATGGGCTGAGTCGGCGTCAGCGGTGCACGACACGCTGTCCGGCGGCCGGAACTGACTCCCGCTCGGCCGTCGGCCCGCATAGCATCGTCCCCGCGGGCCGCCCGGCCCGGTCCGCGGCTCACCAGGAGATGCCCGATGGCCGACCCCAGCTCTGGAGCGCAGAACGTCACCTTTCCCAGCAACGGGGAGCAGGCGCACGGCTACCTCGCGCTGCCGCCCGCCGGCCGCGGGCCCGGGCTGCTGGTGATCCAGGAGTGGTGGGGGCTGACCAGCCACATGACCTCGATGGTCGACCGGTTCGCCGCCGAGGGGTTCGTGGCGCTGGCCCCGGACCTGTACGGCGGCGCCACCACGCACGACCGCGCCGAGGCCGCCGAGCTGCTCGCGCGACTGCCGACCGAGCGCGCGGCGCGGGACCTGCGCGGCGCCGTCGACTTCCTGCTCGAACACCCCGCGCTGGTCGGTGACGCGGTCGCGGTGGTCGGCTTCTGCATGGGCGGCGGCTTCGCGCTGCGGCTGGCCGCCCAGGAGGGCGACAAGGTGGCCGCGGTGGTCCCGTTCTACGGGCTGCCGCGCGAGCCGGGCTACGACTACCGGGGACTGACCGCGCACGTGCTGGGCCACTTCGCCGAGTACGACAAGGGGCTGCCGACCGAGGCGGTGGACGAGGCGGCGATCCTGATCGGCGAGGCCACCGACCGCCGTCCGGAGATCCACTTCTACCCGGCCGGGCACGCCTTCATGAACGACGAGAACGTGCCGGGCAGTTACGACCCGCTGCAGGCCAAGATCGCCTGGCGCCGCACCCTCAGCTTCCTGCGCGGCCACCTGGGCTGAGCGGGGCCGCCTACTGGCAGACCCTCTCGGCCTCGAAGGCCGGGTAGCCGGGCAGCGGCGCAACGTTCCAGCCCGCCGCCACCGTGGTCAACAGCCGCTCCATCGTCTCGCCCAGCGCCGGCAGCCCGGGCAGCGCGGTCGCCAGCGTCCAGCGGTGGGCCAGCAGCTGACGGCGGGTGGGCACCGGGCGCCGGGTGCGGTGCATCGGAGCGTCCTCGGGCAGTGCGCGGGGCAGCAGTCTGACCGTCAGCTCGACGGTCCACACCGCGACCGCCTCGGCCATCCCCCGCTGCCAGCAGGCCTCCTCGGCCAGCTCGGGGTAGCTCGCCAGCACCTCGGCGCGGTAGACCCGCTCGACCTCGGCCGCCAGCGCCGCCGGTGGCCGAAAGACACACCAGCAGCTGGCGAACGGCATCCGGCAGTAGGCGGCGGTCAGGAAGACCGACTGGAAGCAGGCCGCCTCGAAGTCGATCAGCCGCAGGCCCTCGGCAGTCAGCAGGTTGTTGTCCGGGCAGGTGTCTCCCGGGGTGAAGCCGGGGTAGCGTTCGCCGCCTGCCGTGCCGATCCGGGCCAGCTCCTCGGCCAGCCCGGGCGCGGCCTCGACACCGGCCGCCGCGAGCACGGCGGGCAGCTCGGCGGCGTTCTGCGCGATCCACGGCTCCTCCCCCCAGGACGGCAGGCCCTGGTCATAGCGGGCCCACAGCTCGGCGAACTCGGCGCGCCGGGTGGCGCCGGCGGCGGCCAGTCGGCCCAAACCGCGCGCCCACTCCAGCAGGCCGCGCTCGGCGGCCTTCGGATCGGTGCCGAGCAGCAGGTCGGCCAGGGTCGGCGCGGCCCCCAGGTCGGCCATCACCAGCAGCGGGAAGTCCCGGTCCACCGCCAGCAGCTCGGGCCCGCCCAGGTCGAGGGCGAGGCCGGCCGCCTCGGCGGTGAACGCCCGGCGCGACTCGGCCTCGGCGGTGAAGGCCTTGACGATCACCGTGCCGCCCTCTGCCGTGCGGCAGCGCAACACGCTGCTGCGCGGGCTGCCGCCCAGGTCCACCGGATCGGTCAGTTGACGCCCCAGCAGGGCGCTCGCGGCGTGGAGGATCTGGTCCATCGGGGCATCCTGCCAGCACCAACACCCAAGCACAGTTGATTTTCGATCAGCTGAGGATTGTTTTCGATCTGCATCTGCCGGGTAACTCACCCAACCTGTCCGTACCTGTCCGTAGCGTGGACAGGCCTCCATGCCACCGTCATAGTCGGGCGAATGCCGAACCGAACCAAGGGCCACACCCGTCCACTCGCCTGGGCCGGGCGCGAGTACCTGATCCAGACCGGCGCCACCGTGGTCGGCGGCCTCGGCAACGCCGGTGCCCCGATCGCCACCGCCTTCGCGCTGCTGCGGATGGGCGGCGGCGCCGCCGCGATCGGCTACGTCACCGGCGCGCGGCTGGCGGCCACCGTGCTCTTCCTGCTGATCGGCGGCGCGGTGGCCGACCGGCTGCCACGGCACCGGGTGATGGTCGCCGCCAACGTCGGCAACGCGCTCTCCCAAGCGGCGCTGGCCGCCCTGGTGCTGACCGGCTCGGCCAAGCTCTGGCAGGTGGTGCTGCTGGCCTCGGCCAACGGGATCGGCCAGGCCTTCTACGCCCCGGCGGCCGAGGGCATGATCATGGAATCGGTCGACCAGGAGCAGGCCCCACGGGCCTTCGCGCTCTTCCGTACCGCGCTCAACTCCTCGCAGATCGGCGGCGCCGCGCTCGGTGGCGCGCTGGTCGCGGCGGTCGGCCCCGGCTGGGTGCTGGCGCTGGATGCCACCACGCTGGCGGCCGCCGGCACGCTGCGGGTCTTCCTGCGCGCGCCCACGCCGACCGGGCAGCAGGCGGAGCGCGAGGCCGGGTCCGGGATGCTGGCCGATCTACGCGAAGGCTGGCGGGAGTTCACCTCCCGGCGCTGGCTGTGGGCGGTGGTGGTGCAGTACGGGGTGGTGAACGCCTGCCTGATCGCCGCCGAGTCGGTGCTCGGCCCGATCGTCGCCGACCAGCGGCTCGGCGGCCCTCGGCCGTGGGGACTGGTCAACGCGGCGATGGGTGCCGGGCTGGTGGCCGGCGGCCTGCTGATGGTCCGTTGGCAGCCGCGCCGGCTGCTGCTGGCCGGCACCGCGGGGGTGCTGCTCTTCGCGCTGCCCGCCGCCACCCTGGCGGCCGGCGCACCGTTGACCGTGCTGGGCGGCGCGATGTTCGCCTCCGGGATCGGCGGCACGGTCTACGGGGTCTGCTGGATGATCGCGCTGCAGCAGGAGATCCCGGCCGCGAGCTTCTCCCGGGTCGCCGCCTACGACTGGTGCGGCTCGGTGGCGCTGGCCCCGGTGGGGACGATGGCGGCCGCGCCGCTGGCGGGCGGGCTTGGGCTGAACGGAGCGCTGTGGGCCTGCGCGGGCGGGATGACCCTGCTGTCGCTGCTGGTGCTGGCGGTGCCGGAGGTTCGGCAACTGGCCCGGGTGACAGCGGCCCCACCGCCGAGCGGGCTGCGCTCCGAGACGCCCGCACCGACCGCGGTCCGCTCCGAGGCGGCGGCCTGACGCGTGCCCAGCACCCGGAACACCAGCGGTGCGACCAACACGGTCAGCACCGCGCCCGCCAGGAAAGGGGCGCGCAGCCCGCAGGCGTGGGCCAGCAGGCCTGCCAGCGCCGCGCCCACGGCCAGGCCGCCGTTGGCCACCATCTGGTAGGCCATGCCGACCCGGCCGAGCAGGTGCTCCGGCACCAGGTCCTGGCGCAGCGAGACCGCCAGCACTCCCCAGGCCAGGCTCAGCGCCCCGTAGCCGGCCGACGCGCAGCCGGCCGACGGCCAGCTGTCGGCCAGAGCAACGACCGCCAGCGCCAGACCGGAACCGAGCATGGTGACCAGCAGCGTCCAACGGGTGCCCAGCCGCCTGCCGAGCCAGGGTGCGGCCAGCGAGCCGAGCACCCCGCCGACCGCGAAGGCGGCGGCCAGCAGGCCGAAACCGACCGGGCCCAGGTGCAGGACCTCGCGGGTGTAGAGCACCAACACCGCGAGCACGCCGCCGAACACCAGGTTGGCCATGGCGGCCGCCAGGCAGAGCGTGCGCAACAGCCGGTGCCGGGCCAGCCAGCGGGCGCCCTCGGCCGCCTCGGTGAACAGGCGGGCCCGGGCCTGACGGTCCGTCGGCCGCTCAGGCCACTCCGGACGCTCGACCCTCTCGGGCCGCTCAACCCGCTCGACCCGCAGGCTGCCCGGCAGCAGGAAGACCAGCAAGGCGGCCAACGCGAAGGAGACCGCGTCCACCGCGAACGGCGCCAGCGCGGCGAGCCCAAAGCAGACGGTACCCAGGGGCGCGCCGAGCAGCGAGTCCGTCACCAGCGCGCCCGCCTGCAGCCGCCCGTTGGCCCGCGGCCGGTCGGCTGCTGGGACCACGGCCGGGACCACCCCCGCCCAGCCCGCGTTGTAGAGCGTCTGCCCACAGCCGAGCAGGAAGCCGACCAGCGCGATCAGCGGGATCCCGGCGGCCCCGAGCGCCACAGTGACGGCGAAGCCGGCGGCCAGCACCGCACGGCAGGCGTCCACCGTCCAGAGCAGGCGCCGCCGGTCCACCCGGTCGGCCAGCGCCCCGGCCGGCAGGCTGAACAGCAGCCAGGGCAGTTGCTCGGCGACGGCCACCAGCGCCAGCTCGCGCGGATCGTCGGAGATCCGGGCGGCCAACAGCGGCAGCGCGACGAAGCGCATGCCGTCGCCGAGCGAGGAAATGGTGACCGAGGTCCAGAGCAGACGAAAACGAGATCCCAGCGGCTCGGCGGCCGCTCCCCCAGTGGAAAACATGAACTAGACTCTGATTCAGCTTTGAGGGCCTGTCAAGGAGTGCGATGACCGAGAACGTGCCACCGCTGCCCGTCGGCGTGCTGCGCGAGCCGCAGCAGCAGCGCAGCCGGGAGAAGGTGGCCCGGATCCTGGCGGCCACCGCCCGACTCCTTCAGGAGCGGGACTACGAGGAGGTCGGGACCAAGCTGATCGCCGCCGAGGCCGAGGTCTCGGTGGGGGTGCTGTACCGGTTCTTCCCGGACAAGCAGGCGATCGTCAGCACCCTGACGGTGCGCTGGCTGGACGAGTTCACGGCCATCACCGAGCAGGTCCTCACCGGACCGCTGCCCCCCACCCCGAGCGAGCTGGGCGCCCAACTGGTCGAGGCGCACGCCCGCTTCCGGCGCGAACAGCCGGGCTTCCACCGACTCTGGTTCTACGGCCCGCCGCTGCCCGCACTGCGCGAGTACGACGAGAACACCGACCGCCAATTGGCCGCCGCCATCCGCACCGCCCTGGTGGACCGGTACGGCTACCCGGACACCCCCGCCTTCGCGCTGCGCACCGAACTCGTGGTGGCGAGCGCCGGCCGGCTGCTCAACACCGCCTTCCGCGACCACCCCGAGGGCGACCCGGCGATCCTCGCCGAGATCCGGCTGATGCTGGACCGATGGCTGTTCGAACGCGAGGCCGCGATCGGCTGAACTCCCCACCGCAGCACAACCTTTCACGCCCAGCGACGGTCTCACTGGGCAAGGGTCGCCAGCGTCGACCAAGAGGGTCCGCCACCCGGGAGGGAGACCCGTTGCCACGGCCGCCGCGGCTGCGCGTATCCGACCAGCCGTCGGCCCGATCGGCCGAGCGCTGCTGGCTGGTCGAGCTGGCCGGCGTGGACGGCCGCAGGTACGCCTACCGGGTCTACGCCTGCGAACACGCACTCCCGGGCGACCTGTTCTGGTCCGCCCTGCACCACCACGACGAGGGGCCGCTGCCGCGTGCCCTCGACCTCTTCGACACCGCGCTGATCCGCCTGCTCGGCTGACGGCGAGAACGGCCACCCGAACCGCCGCCCGGTCATACCGGACCAATAGGGTGATCCTGACTCGCCTGGCGTCGCCGACGGGCCCGGGGACCCCCGGCCTCGGGAGGACATGATGATCGTTCTTGATTTCTCACTCGCCCGGGCCTCCGGGGCGGACCGGGGTCCCGGCGGGACCATGGACTTCGCCACCGCCGACCTGTACGACCTGACGGCCGAGGCCTTCTGGGGCGATCTCACCTTCACCGTGGACGGCGCCGACTTCAGCGGCCGGGGGCCGGTGCTCGACCTGGCAACCGAACTCTTCGCCGTCGCAGCCGAGCTGACCACCAAACGGCGGCGCGACTACCACGCGGCCGAGGGCGCCGGCGACTACCGGATCGAACGGCGTGGCGAGACGGTCAGCATCCGACGCGCCGGCGTCGGGACCGGCACCGTGGACTTCGAGGAGTTCCGCACCGCCACCCGGGACTTCCTCGACCTGGTCGTCCGCCGGCTGTCCACGAAGTTCCCCGACCTTTCGCGCAATCCGGAGATCCACCGACTCAAGCAGCGACTGCGGACCTGACCCGCCGAACCGCCCTGACGGGCCACTCCGCATGCGGCGACCCGGGCACCGCCCTACGGTGCGTCAGGAGGGGGGTGACCCAACCCGAGAGGTGATTTCTCCATGGCAGGGAAGTTCGAACTGTACACCGATGAGAGCGGCATGCACCGGTTCCGGCTCAAGGCCAGCAACGGCTCGGTCGTCGTGGTCGGCGACGCGCACGAGACCAGGGAATCGCTGCTGCAGAACATCGAGTCGCTCCGCAAGCTCGCACCGTACGCGGAGGTCCGCGAGGCGAGCGCGAGCCCGGCGTAGCGGTTCTCGAAGACGCGCTGGGGAGCGGCCGCGGTCGGCTGCTCCCCGCCGCTTTGCCCAGTACGACCGGTCCAGACCCGCCGGATTGGCCCTGTCGAGGGGTG
It includes:
- a CDS encoding dienelactone hydrolase family protein: MADPSSGAQNVTFPSNGEQAHGYLALPPAGRGPGLLVIQEWWGLTSHMTSMVDRFAAEGFVALAPDLYGGATTHDRAEAAELLARLPTERAARDLRGAVDFLLEHPALVGDAVAVVGFCMGGGFALRLAAQEGDKVAAVVPFYGLPREPGYDYRGLTAHVLGHFAEYDKGLPTEAVDEAAILIGEATDRRPEIHFYPAGHAFMNDENVPGSYDPLQAKIAWRRTLSFLRGHLG
- a CDS encoding MFS transporter, whose translation is MPNRTKGHTRPLAWAGREYLIQTGATVVGGLGNAGAPIATAFALLRMGGGAAAIGYVTGARLAATVLFLLIGGAVADRLPRHRVMVAANVGNALSQAALAALVLTGSAKLWQVVLLASANGIGQAFYAPAAEGMIMESVDQEQAPRAFALFRTALNSSQIGGAALGGALVAAVGPGWVLALDATTLAAAGTLRVFLRAPTPTGQQAEREAGSGMLADLREGWREFTSRRWLWAVVVQYGVVNACLIAAESVLGPIVADQRLGGPRPWGLVNAAMGAGLVAGGLLMVRWQPRRLLLAGTAGVLLFALPAATLAAGAPLTVLGGAMFASGIGGTVYGVCWMIALQQEIPAASFSRVAAYDWCGSVALAPVGTMAAAPLAGGLGLNGALWACAGGMTLLSLLVLAVPEVRQLARVTAAPPPSGLRSETPAPTAVRSEAAA
- a CDS encoding TetR/AcrR family transcriptional regulator, with translation MTENVPPLPVGVLREPQQQRSREKVARILAATARLLQERDYEEVGTKLIAAEAEVSVGVLYRFFPDKQAIVSTLTVRWLDEFTAITEQVLTGPLPPTPSELGAQLVEAHARFRREQPGFHRLWFYGPPLPALREYDENTDRQLAAAIRTALVDRYGYPDTPAFALRTELVVASAGRLLNTAFRDHPEGDPAILAEIRLMLDRWLFEREAAIG
- a CDS encoding YegP family protein, producing the protein MAGKFELYTDESGMHRFRLKASNGSVVVVGDAHETRESLLQNIESLRKLAPYAEVREASASPA